A segment of the Streptomyces pactum genome:
GCCTGGTGCCGGGTGAGACGGGACAGGGTGCGGGCCGTCCGGTACCCGGCGAAGCCGGCACCGACGATCACGATGCGGGGTCGGCTCACGGTTCGCCTCCGGGCTGTCGCGTACCTCGTGAGCCTTCCGCGTCCCCCTGGCCAAGCCCTCCAAACGTGCGCCGGGCCCGTACGGCGGCCCCGTTCGACGCCCCGAACCGCCGGTTTCCGGCCGGGCCCCCGGGTACCCGGGCCGGGACCCACCCCCGTCATGTCCCGGAGGCGCCCCATGCCCGAGTACGGCTACTTCCTCTCGTGCGAGCAGTACGGTCCCGCGGAGCTGATCGAGCAGGCGCGGATGGCCGAGCAGGCCGGATTCCAGGCACTGTGGATCTCGGACCACTACCACCCGTGGAACGACGAGCAGGGACAGAGCCCGTTCGTGTGGTCGGTGATCGGCGCGCTGTCCGACGCGGTGTCCCTGCCCGTCGAGACGGCGGTGACCTGCCCGACCCTGCGTATCCACCCGGCGGTGGTGGCCCAGGCCGCGGCGACCAGCGCGGTGATGACGGACGGCCGCTTCCGGCTCGGCGTCGGCACTGGCGAGGCGCTCAACGAGCACATATTCGGGGACGCCTGGCCGGCCGCGCACGTACGCCTGGAGATGCTGGAGGAGGCCGTCCTGATCATGCGCCGGCTGTTCACGGGCGAGGAGGTCAACCACCACGGCACGCACTACACGGTGGAGAACGCCCGCCTGTACACCGTCCCCGACGAGCCCGTGCCGATCGACATCTCCGGCTTCGGCCCGGCGGCGACCAAACTGGCGTCCCGGGTGGGCGACGGCTACATCACGATGATGCCGGACACCTCGATGGTGGAGCAGTACCGCAAGGGCGGGGGCGGCGCCAAGCTGGTCAGCGGGGGCACCAAGGTCTGCTACGACACCGACCGGGACGAGGCGGTACGCACCGTGCACCGCCTGTGGG
Coding sequences within it:
- a CDS encoding LLM class F420-dependent oxidoreductase, with the protein product MPEYGYFLSCEQYGPAELIEQARMAEQAGFQALWISDHYHPWNDEQGQSPFVWSVIGALSDAVSLPVETAVTCPTLRIHPAVVAQAAATSAVMTDGRFRLGVGTGEALNEHIFGDAWPAAHVRLEMLEEAVLIMRRLFTGEEVNHHGTHYTVENARLYTVPDEPVPIDISGFGPAATKLASRVGDGYITMMPDTSMVEQYRKGGGGAKLVSGGTKVCYDTDRDEAVRTVHRLWANELLPGELGQVLPSPKHFEQAQTLVTEDMVRDNRVCGDDVDEHVAQLQQFADAGFDRVYVNQIGPDLRGFFDFYRTKVLPQLQRAT